The sequence below is a genomic window from Haematobia irritans isolate KBUSLIRL chromosome 3, ASM5000362v1, whole genome shotgun sequence.
TGCGTGCCAATAAGTCAGTTTTgtcatgtatttcttatgggcgaAAATGTAAATAATCGATAACATCGTActaacgaaatattttttttttcacaaaattaactCTTTTTCAAGAACATATTCCTCTGAAATTCCCAGCTCTAACGAAAATTCCAGTTGTGTGCCAAGTAGTCAGTTTTTCCATGTATAACTTATGGGTGGAAATGTAAATAATCAATATCATCGTACTAACGAAAATATTCTTCactctttagaaatacattttttcgtaaaattccCAGCTCTACCGAAAATTCCTGTGGCGTGCCAATAACTCAGTTTTGTCATGTATTTCTCACCAGGGGAAAtgtaaataatcgataaaattgtactaacgaaaatatttttttcataaaactaaCTCTTTTAAAGAACATATTCTCCTGAAATCCCCAGCTCTACCGAAAGTTCCTATTGCGTGCCGTTTTGCCATGTATATATTATGggtgaaaatgtaaaaaatcgataacatcgtactatcgaaaatttcgctagaaaaTGTAGCTATGTACTTCTTATGGATAGTAACAACTCCATAGTATAATTTTAGCTGCAGTTGTTCCATGTTGCTTTTATAAGACTGTTATTTATTTACGTTtacttttaataattcattaaaaaaaattaattaaatataaataaaatttgacaaaaaattatgttattctgcgtttacagatttatttttggttttagcgtCAGATTTTTTCTATGGCTGTTATTGGTGGAGTTTCATATAATTCCCAAATAAAACAAGGTCCAGACTGagatttttgaaacaatttatgTTGAAGGTAGTTTTTTTaaccaacttaaaaaaaattatacactgcATTATCGATAGTTATTCtatcatattttttctgtgagcGTATATTGGTGGAGTTTCttataattcataaataaaccAACGTCCCAGTCTAGGATTTTTAGTCCAATTTTTGTTGCAGATTACGATCTTAGCCACCGAGGCCGGTGTGCGGTTAGCAGCACATTGCTAATACCTCATTCATAttatacttccaaaatccacttttccCAGATATCAAATGTcatttgacttaaaaaaaagGTACTTGAAatctacttttagtagattttgagccTAATGTATATGGGCTATAACAAAAATTCATTGAGTTATTATCGACAGTTTACATTTCGATCTCATAAGAAATACAATGAAATACTGTTTTATCGTCATGACAACGAAATttccgctagaggtgcatacacgGTTGCCAACCGAGCTTTTAGTTGGAATGGAATAATTTGCAGAATCTACCAAActatcaagaattttaccaatctaccatttttggtggaattctaccaactgtggcatccGTGGGTGAATACAGGACTTTATGAATTATATGAATACTTTATTATCGGCATAATAATGGTATGCACTTCTAGCGGAGTTAGTGCTACTAATaacaaagggagccaccgtggtgcaatggaagATTTccatttctttgtgtgtaagtaGGTGAGTCTTCATTTTGTCAGACTGGAGTTTTAAACcgatatattttgcaggttgcGCTTTTAACCACGTTACGAAATACATTAACTGTACTATCGGCGTAAAAATCTAGGATTTTTCTGCCTGcatatattaaaactttttatCGACATAAAAACGGTATGTACTTCTAGCGGAGTTAGTGCTACTGATAAGAAATACATTGTTAGCTTTTCTAGCGAATATTCTGTGAAGAACTGATGTCAATTGTCTACATTATGTTTCCATAAAAGGATTTTCAATCCTTGATTCGTGGATTTTCAAGATAGCCTATATTTACTCCAATTTCTAGTGAACCATCCTTATGGAATATACGAAAACTGCATTATCGATTGATGTTTAcaagattttttgtttctatgcaTGTATGTCTTCATATTGCCAGACTGGAGTTTTAAACCGATTTATGTTGCATGTTCCGATTTTAACCACTTTAAGAATTAGACTAACTGCATTATCGGCATACCAACGAAAACTATATTTTTGACTTTTCTAAGACCCTTCTAGGGAAATTTGTGCTACTGATAAGATATACATTTTGTTGCCATAAAAATCCATGGAAACTGCATTATCGGCAACCAAAAGAAATTTCTGTTAGGGATGCAGTATTCTCATTGTTTGAGTATAGAACAAATCATTTCATTCTGAAGTGGAAACGAATCACATTTAAATGTTGTGTAATTAAttctaaaaattctataaattcccGCTATAATCATTTGTTCAATTTTGTAGCATAGTGTATTAAAAAAAgtctaaaattaaaacaaaaataataatgaaattaataaaatcatatACATAATAGTTTGTTACATTTTCATTTGAacttgttagttttttttgacaaataaaaaatagacatatacaaaaaattatataaatcaaattcctAATCTTTAAAATCTTACATAAGTATTTACATATaagcaaaaatgaaatttaaaacaaaataaatttaaaaactaaattataCATTAACATGTTTATAAACGAAAgaaatattatgaaaaatatacatataataaaaaagttcaattaaaaatgaaattgatatattcaaatttaatttgtgcTTAATTACTGGGAGGAATAAAAATGGTGTACCACAagaaaaaatagtatttttgtcTTCATTGATGAAATTAAGTGAttgaattcatttttaattaaattaaaaaattgttccgtaatcaattttttaatttaattaaaattaaaatctcaattaaattaaatttaaaaaaataatttaattaaaataaaaattgatttttgtgttagatttttattttaatgaatttaaagaattttatatttattttaatttaatgaattttttatttttttttataattttttaaataattttatcataGATCGTAATTTTATATAACCTTATTGTtcgtataatatttttgttagcctagttttataaatgaaattttcttaaaattcaattaaatcaatTTCGGTGACTTTTTTGTATGTaattaatgtttttatattatttttattggaatttgtttCTTAAATAACTTTCATTCAACattcatcgtttttttttttataactataaCCTTATCGgtcgtatacaaaattttatttctatagaaaattttgtcaaaattttatttctataaaagattttatcaaaattttatttctatagaaaattttgtcaaaattttatttttatagaaaattttgtcaaaattttatttctataaaaaattttatccaaattttatttctataaaaaattttgtcaaaattttatttctatagaattttgtcaaaattttatttctatagaaaattttgtcaaaattttatttctatagaaaattttgtcaaaattttagttctatagaaaattttgtcaaaatgttattcctatagaaaattttgtcaaaatgttattcctatagaaaattttgtcaaaattttatttctatagaaaattttgtcaaaattttttttcaatagaaaattttgtcaaaattttatttctatagaaaattttgtcaacattttatttccatagaaaatttccaaataaaattttgtcaaaactttatttctatagaaatattgtcaaaattttatttctataaaaaattttgtccaaattttatttctatagaaaattttatcaaaattttatttctatagaaaattttgtcaaaaattctatttctatagaaaattttgtcaacattttatttctatagaaaattgtcaaaaaattttttcaatagaaaattttgtcaacattttatttccatagaaaagttccaaataaaattttgtcaaaattttatttcaataaaaaatttcgtcaaaattttatttctagagaaaattttgtcaaaattttatttctatagaaaattttgtcaaaattttatttctatagcaaatattgccaaaattttatttcaatagaaaattttgtcaaaatttcatttcaatagaaaattttgtcaaaatttcatttcaatagaaaattttgtcaaaattttatttctatagaaaattttgtcaacattttatttccatagaaaatttccaaataaaattttgtcaaaactttatttctatagaaaatactgtcaaaattttatttctataaaaaattttgtccaaattttatttctatagaaaattttatcaaaattttatttctatagaaaattttgtcaaaaattctatttctatagaaaattttgtcaaaattttatttctatagaaaattttgtcaaaaattctatttctatagaaaattttgtcaaaattttatttctatagataattttgtcaaaaatttttttcaatagaaaattttgtcaaaattttatttccatagaaaagttccaaataaaattttggcaaaattttatttcaataaaaaaatttcgtcaaaattttatttcaatagaaaatgttgtcaaaattttatttcaataaaaaatttcgtcaaaattttatttctagagaaaattttgtcaaaattttatatctatagaaaattttgtcaaaattttatttctatagaaactttttttttgtatgtaattaatgttttttattttattttagtattttatttatttttttcattaaagtttacttttaggaaaacttttagatttttgcaaaaactcTTCGATGGCCTTTTGATGTACTGGACCAGTGCGTAATGTGGTCATGCACCTCAATTCCTCCTCTAAGGCTTTCAATAGCTGCTGTCTATTATGCATTTGCATTAAACGCTTTGTGGCACGCACTGATTCACATGGTAGTCTGGTATATTCATTGACTTTAGGCCAAAATTTCTCTTGCACTTCAGTCTGACTCTCAAAGATTTCAGCAACAAACCCTAATTGTTCAGCTTTTTCTGCTGTAAGTTGTTCTCCAAACAATAAAAGCTTTGTTGCCCATGACTGGCCAAAGAGCTGGGGAAATGTTAAAGATGAACAGGCTTCAGCACAGATACCCAATTTTGTGAAAGGCGCTTGAAAGTAAGCCGATCTAGTGCAATAGACCACATCGAATAAAGCAGCCAGAGTAAAGCCAATACCAATACAGGGGCCATTTACCAGACATATTGTTATCTTGGGACACACCAGCACGGACTTAACCAACGATCGCAACACATAATTGGCCCCTCGATAATAATCATCTGGTGTGACATAGTCCTGCATTTGTTTGAGGTCATTGCCTGCACTGAATATGTCACCACACCCAGTCAATACGACTGCGTTTATTTCTTCATTATGGGTAGCTTCACCAAAGGCTGCTATCAGATCATAAACAGCATTACGATTAAGGGCATTTCTTCTTTGGGGCCGAGTGATAGTCAAGATTAGAATATGGTCCCGACGTTCTGCGATAACTTCTCGTTTTCTGATTTTTGATTTCACAGTTGTTGGCTCAAGAGCAAGTTTTGCAGCTTCTGCCTCATGCCGATATGCACTGGCACTTGTCATTTCTCTTTGGCAGTTTGTTTGCAACTAAAGCCACTAAGAAGTTCGTCATGGTGTATGAATCCAAAGACCAGTTGTATGTATCAAAGAGGAGAATAACAAAAAGAGATCGTAAATAAAGTGGATGCATAATACGAGTATGTACACAAGCgtattctataaagaaattttaatttgatattgtttttttttgttaaatggtattctacacccagaaaaaatagCTGTTACTgaagaacaattttatttctatagaaaatttcctcaaaatttaatttctatatataatttatcaaaaattttgttctatagaaacctgttagcaaaattttaattctataggaaattttgtcaaaattttagttctatataaaattttgtcaaaattttatttctattaaaaatgttgtcaaaattttatttctatagaagattttatagtTACTgaagaacaattttatttttatagaaaattttgtcaaaattttatttctatagaaaatgttgtcaaaattttatttctatagaaaattttgtcaaaattttatttttatagtaatttgagtgaaaattttatttttatataaaattgagtgaaaatttaatttttatagaaaattgagtgaaaattttatttctatagaaattttttgtcaaaattttatatctatagataattttgtcaaaattttatttctatagaaaattgtatcaaaattttatttctatagaagattttatcaaaattttatttctatagaaaaatttgtcattgttgtatttctatagaaaattttgtcaaaattttatttctataggaaattttgtcaaacttttatttctacagaacattttctaaaaattgtatttcttagaaaattttgtcaaaattttatttctataggaaattttgtcaaaaattttatatctatacaaaattttgccaaaatttaatttttatacaaaattttgtcaaaatgttatttttatagtaaattttgtcaaaattttatttttatagaaaattttgtcaaaattttatttttatagaaaattgagttaaaattttatagaaaattgagtgaaaattttatttttatagaaaattgagtgaaatttttatttttatagaaaattgagtgaaaagtttatttctatagaaattttttgtcaaaattttatttctatagaaaatgttgtcaaaattgtatatctatagataattttgtcaaaattttatttctatagaaaattgtatcaaaattttatttctatgtaaattttgtcaaaatcttactaaaatttagcaTTGAGTGTATTTAGTGATTGACAGAGAATATAAACAAGACATAGGTGAAAAGAtaagaatattttaattttatagaaaattttgtcaaaatttttagttgtatagaaacttttgtcaaaatttttagttatatagaaaattttgtcaaaattttatttctatagaaaattttgtcaagaatgtatttcaatagaaaaatttgtcaaaatttcatttctttagaaaattttgttaaaattgtatttctatagaaatttttttaaaaattttatttctatagaaaattttttaaaaattttatttctatagaaaattttttaaaaattttatttctatagaaaattttttaaaaattttatttctatagaaaattttttaaaaattttatttctataaaaaattttgtcaaaattttatttctatacaaaactttgtcaaaagtttatttttatagaaaattaagtgaacattttatttctatagaaattttgtcaaaattttatttctatagacaattttgtcagaaaattttttctatagaaaattttgtcaaaatcttactaACATTTAGCATTGGGTGTATTTAGTGATTGACAGAGAATATAAACAAGACTTATAGATGAAAAGATAAGA
It includes:
- the LOC142229191 gene encoding enoyl-CoA delta isomerase 3, peroxisomal-like → MTSASAYRHEAEAAKLALEPTTVKSKIRKREVIAERRDHILILTITRPQRRNALNRNAVYDLIAAFGEATHNEEINAVVLTGCGDIFSAGNDLKQMQDYVTPDDYYRGANYVLRSLVKSVLVCPKITICLVNGPCIGIGFTLAALFDVVYCTRSAYFQAPFTKLGICAEACSSLTFPQLFGQSWATKLLLFGEQLTAEKAEQLGFVAEIFESQTEVQEKFWPKVNEYTRLPCESVRATKRLMQMHNRQQLLKALEEELRCMTTLRTGPVHQKAIEEFLQKSKSFPKSKL